One window of Ailuropoda melanoleuca isolate Jingjing chromosome 3, ASM200744v2, whole genome shotgun sequence genomic DNA carries:
- the LOC100479132 gene encoding olfactory receptor 14C36 has product MLNSTIMMGFLLMGFSDVWELQVFHAITFFLMYTVTLMGNILIVTVTTLDRSLHTPMYFFLRNLSILDACYISVTVPNSCIDSLLDSNTISKAGCVAQVFLVVFFVYVELLFLTIMAHDRHVAICHPLHYPVIMNPQICIQMTLASILGGLIYAGVHTGNTFRLPFCQSNVIHQFFCDIPSLLKLSCSDTFSNEMVTIVSGLGIGGSCFIFIIRSYIHIFSTVLKFSSGADRKKAFSTCVPHILVVSVFLSSAFYVYLRPSENSSTIQDMVLSVFYSIIPPLFNPFIYGLRNEQIKYAINKMKRMFIQEMYRKLLRFTLNY; this is encoded by the coding sequence ATGCTAAATTCCACAATAATGATGGGATTTCTCCTCATGGGGTTTTCTGATGTATGGGAACTACAGGTTTTCCATGCCATAACCTTCTTTCTGATGTATACAGTGACTCTGATGGGGAACATTCTCATTGTTACTGTCACCACCCTTGACAGGAGTCTtcacacacccatgtacttcttcctcaggAATCTATCCATCTTGGATGCCTGCTACATTTCTGTAACCGTTCCTAACTCATGCATCGATTCCCTGCTTGACAGCAACACCATTTCAAAGGCTGGGTGTGTAGCTCAGGTCTTCctagtggttttctttgtatatgtGGAGCTTCTGTTTCTGACTATCATGGCCCATGACCGTCATGTGGCTATCTGCCACCCCCTTCACTACCCTGTGATCATGAACCCTCAAATCTGCATCCAAATGACTCTGGCTTCCATACTCGGTGGTCTCATCTATGCAGGTGTGCACACTGGCAACACATTCCGGCTGCCCTTCTGTCAATCCaatgtgattcatcagtttttttGTGATATCCCCTCTCTGCTAAAGCTCTCCTGCTCTGACACCTTCAGCAATGAGATGGTGACCATTGTCTCTGGTCTGGGGATTGGTGGTAGCTGTTTCATCTTCATCATCAGGTCTTACATTCACATATTTTCTACTGTTCTCAAGTTTTCAAGTGGAGCAGACAGGAAAAAGGCTTTTTCTACTTGTGTCCCTCACATCCTGGTGGTGTCTGTCTTCCTCAGTTCAGCCTTTTATGTATATTTGAGGCCATCCGAAAACTCTTCCACTATTCAGGACAtggtcctttctgttttctattccaTAATCCCCCCACTCTTCAACCCTTTTATCTATGGTCTtagaaatgagcaaataaaatatgccattaataaaatgaagagaatgttTATTCAGGAAATGTATAGGAAATTGCTGAGGTTCACCctaaattattga